A single window of Oceanococcus atlanticus DNA harbors:
- a CDS encoding outer membrane lipoprotein-sorting protein, whose amino-acid sequence MKILIVAVGIAWGVSDALAAEPATRTLQDIQACVQNNLPSTSLRQKVELKSTDPAGGRRELGAYLYALQDARQRLNLMLTVQSPPDLAGARYLLVEKADFDDIYVYLPAVRKTRRVMGAMRGQPLWGTDFSYEDLKYLQDGFGGHNTEHLGNGQSAGRAVHHLRIEPDAAAQSAYQSIEIDLDQRTCLLLEARFFDAAGLSKRMTSDPTQFSQVGESWVAGFVTMYDFSTETQSTMSLSEVVYDESFSRNRFNPQTFHLVN is encoded by the coding sequence GTGAAGATTCTGATTGTTGCGGTCGGCATCGCATGGGGTGTGTCTGATGCGCTGGCGGCGGAACCGGCCACACGGACCTTGCAGGATATTCAAGCCTGCGTGCAGAACAATCTCCCGAGTACCAGCTTGCGTCAGAAGGTTGAGTTGAAATCGACCGATCCGGCGGGCGGCCGACGTGAACTCGGTGCCTACCTTTACGCCCTGCAGGATGCCCGTCAGCGGCTCAATCTGATGCTCACCGTGCAGTCGCCGCCGGATCTGGCCGGGGCCCGCTATCTTCTGGTCGAAAAGGCTGACTTCGACGACATCTACGTGTATCTGCCGGCGGTGCGCAAAACCCGGCGGGTGATGGGGGCGATGCGCGGCCAGCCGTTGTGGGGTACGGATTTCAGTTACGAGGACCTGAAATATCTGCAGGACGGTTTCGGCGGTCACAACACCGAGCATCTGGGCAACGGCCAGAGTGCTGGTCGCGCCGTGCATCATCTGCGTATCGAACCGGATGCCGCGGCGCAGAGTGCCTATCAGTCGATCGAAATCGATCTTGATCAGCGCACCTGTTTGTTGCTGGAGGCACGGTTTTTCGATGCGGCGGGTTTGAGCAAGCGCATGACCAGCGATCCGACACAGTTTTCGCAGGTCGGTGAAAGCTGGGTGGCCGGTTTCGTCACGATGTACGACTTCAGCACGGAAACCCAGTCCACCATGAGCCTGAGCGAGGTCGTCTACGACGAATCCTTCTCGCGGAATCGTTTCAACCCGCAGACCTTTCACCTGGTCAACTAG